AGCAACAGTAAGTTccattttgaatgaaaatgcccccataggctcacagggagtggcattatttgaaaagattgggacatgtggccttattggagtgtgtcactgggagtgggctttgaggtttcaaaagctcaagccagcccagtggctcactctcttcctgctgcctgatgaTCCATATATAGGCTCCTTCCGCGTactacatctgcctgcatgccaccatgcttcccccgtgatgataatggactaaatctctgaaacataaatcagccccaattaaattctttcctttataagagttgctctAGAGCTGGGCATTTgtagaacatgcctttaatcccagcactcaggagatagaggcaggtagatctttgagtttgaggccagcctggtctacagagtgagttccaggacagcccaggctacacaaagaaatcctgtctcaaagcaaaaaaacaaaaacaaaaacaaaaacaaaaacgaaagaaagaaagaaagccaactATAATATACCTTAGCTTTAACATGTCAGATAAATTTAACCAAAAATGACTATGTGGAGTTATATTTTGCAAAATGGACTTTAAGTAAAAACTTGTCACAGATAACACAGTCCTTATTTAGTGATAAAGGGACCAGATTATCAAGAAGACATAAGTATTTATGCTCCCAGAATCAAGTTTCCAAAGCATACACTAATGGCTGGAAAGAAGGGGCTGTTGCCtggcttcatttctgttgttgttactCTTTCAGGCAGTGCTGGAGACCCAGCCAGGGCCTTTCAATGCCAGATGAGTACCCTGTCACTACATACCCCTATAATAGGGGACTTTAATATCTTGCTCTTTCTTAACAATAGACATGGCAGAGCTCAAAGGTGAGTAGGGGCCCTGAAGAGCACAAGTAAAAGGAAGTGATACACATAGAACAGACACACAAAGGTTCTTCCCAAGTCCATACGGCTCTTACTACATGGTATATCACACACAAATCTTAGATCAAGTAAATTTCCTACAATGAATGAACCAGAACACACCTAGAAAGAAAACCAGACATTTCCCCCAAATCTGAAAATTAAGCAACATATTCATGAACaactgtggaggtttgaaagaaaatgactcccatagggagtggcagcATTGACTGCTGAGTtaatttcccagcaaccacatggtggctcacaaccatgtataatgagatctggtgccctcttctggtcagcaggcatacatgcagacagaacactgtatacataataaataaataaataaataataaataaataaataaataaatcttaaaaaaaaattcagctacCAGCCAGTTGtagttgcacacacctttaatcccagcatagtggaggcagcggcaggtggatcttggtctacagagtaagttccaggacagccagggatacatagttagccttccttcccacctctcaaaaacaaaacaaagtttagTTACCAACATCTCTATCTCCacttttggagtttttttttgggggagggggtgtttgcttgtttgttttgttttttgagacagggtttctctgtgtagccttctaaacctagctggccttgaactcccaaagatttgcctgcatctgcctcctgagtgctgggattaaaggttcgcACCACCACCTCTAGGGTTCTCCTGTGGTTTTATCTTACCAGGTTATGTGGTGAGAATGGAATCGAATGGCCcacatagactcatatgtttgagtgcttgggcctcagttagtggaactgtttgagaagaattaagaggtatggccttgttggaggaggtatgtcatagggcagtggggggtgggggggtaaggggtggtctttgaggtttcaaaattctATACCATTACTAGTGAACTAgctctctctccacccccctttgccttgtgcttgtggatcagatccgagctctcagctactgctccagtgccatgtctgcctcctGCCATTGTGATTGTGCCATGATGATGGATTTATACTCTGGAATATTAATAACCCCTGACAAATCCCTGGTCATGGccagcaacaaaaagtaactaagacaggttaCAATTCTTTCCATGAGtcgtctacaaaaaaaaaaaaaaaaaaaaaaaaaaaaaaaagaggaaaagaaaaaaaagtttcttagCAACCCTTGACAGGTGGTGTTCAGTCTACCCCAATTGCATAAATGGCAACCACTCAGACATTTAAGTTTGGCTCTCCTTGGCCCTGCCTTGTTCTTTTCCTGGGCTTTTTTCCTATTAATAAACTCCCCTCCACATCCACCCCCTTCCTTAAATCTAAAAATCTTTAGCTCATTtgggagagcacttgctgcctagATTTGGCACCCACTGCTGTGTAAAGTTTGCATGGTGACAggagcctgcaatcccagcactcaggaggtagaggcaggaagatggagtccAAGCTCATCCTTAGCTATACAATGATGCCTGAGGTCagctaggctacatgagaccctgtctcaaaaaaacaaaacaaaaaaccaatacaATTAGGGGTAGGATAGCacgatggctcagcaggtaaaggcacttgctgccagtcCTGAGAGCCCAGAGACCTGACTTCCAGGACTTGTCacctgaccttcacacatgtactGTCTCAGGTGTTTGAACACAGTCCCCATTTGCTATCTGTTGAGGGAGGATTAGAAGGTGTagcctcacacctttaatcccagcctcagGAGACAGAATTCCAGGCTAATCTaccgaattccaggacagaccatggttgggggggttggggggagaacTGTGGCCTcactgaaggaagtatgtcactatgggTGGGCTGacggggatgtccttctgtatattggCTCATGACTAAAACACGGACTGaccagtagccaggtaggaagtataggtggggctaccaggtGAGAATTttggggagggaaggcagagaggagctgccagagagatgccatgtagctgctgaaggtgTAACAgggtccaggcattctccggtaaaATAAGACcaagtagaaatacatagattagtagttatgtgttaacaattaagagagagctagccagtaagaagcatgagccatcggccaaacggtttataattaatataaatccgtgtgtttatttggggctaaacggcagtgggaccaggagggAAAAAAACTGTCTACAGTGGGCCCCGAGGTTCACTTCAAGGGtctgtcttcatgcttgcaattTCAGATGGGAGTTCTTAGCCATTCCTGCCACTATGATTtttatgatattttgtttgtgttctgacaaagtttgcttggagtcagagggttgaagccagccactagctgaccatagAGGTGTGGAGGACTgtagagagaggacagaagtggTAAGGCAgggctgagacagggtttcagtctTTTTGGTCAGAGGAaccagagaggcaggaagagactGTGGCTGCCCCCCTACTTTTGATTTTTCGGGTTTTtaaccctgatatctgactcctgatttttattgataagattaaTGAGATTTAGGCTTCACCATGACACCTTCAATCTCACCAGGCTGTCATTCAGTCATCATGGACTCTACCcctttggaactgtaagccaattAAATGCtctaagttgttttggtcatggtgttttatcacagcaacaggaaacagttttggtgtgtgttggtgtgctcaaaagcaaacacacacatacaatggtagaaacagggtctcactgtgtatccttggctggcaTAGAactatgtagaacagactgtcctcgaactcaagatccacctgcctcgacctctcctgagattaaagacgtgtgccaccaggcccagcctcATAATAGCTTAATTTTCATAGCTCCAAACTGGAAATAATTCAATCATATACCAACAAGTGATGAGATAAACAAATGTAGGGTATGACAAATAATGAAACAATAAATTGGCCCCTGAATCCATCagctgctttaaaaaaacaaaacaaaaacaaaaaaacaaaaaacaaaaaacacatggcTGGCTCAGTTCGAAAAAGCACTAGCCAAGCACCCAGTGCCCTGGTGtacacccttaattccagcactcctacagtgactagaggcaaagacagaattGTCTAGAAGTCAGCGGGCCAGCTGGCCTGGGGTGTTGCGCACAGCTGTGGAAACAAGAGACCCTTCCTCAGCAAGGTAGAAGTGGATTCCACTGCTGAAACTTGTCCTTCTACCTGGGTGCttcgcatgtgcacacacaattaaaaaaaaaaaaaagctaggcagtgatggtgcctttaatcctagcacttgtgggGTAGaattaggcagatctctgagttctgagccagcttggtctacagagtaaatttcagaacaggcagagctacacagagaaaccctgtcctgaaaaaccaaattaataaatttaaaattaaattaaactgcATATGCTCCAGCACACACATATTGAATagttgttatatttttgttttgttgttttatttttggttttgagacagatctctctACTCTATGgtctggggttgggggtaggttgAGGCAGGTTCCTAGGTCACTGTATACTTGACtgagtacttgcctggcatgcatgaggccctggactCAGTCCTTAGTGCCACCCACATCCACcaccaaataaaagaaagaccAGAAAGAACACAGCTCAGCCAGTCCCTGCCACTCTTATGCTTTAGGGGGTGAGTTTTCTCCTCTGGATGCTGCGGCTATGCCTCACTCTGCTTCATCCGGAAACCTGTGGAGTAATGTTCTTGATCTGATTTGCAGaagtgtgtgtgttatttattaGTTTTGCAATTCTTCTAGTTTGTGTCTATGATGCTATTGCCATTCACATATCAGAAGCTCCATGCTTCACTTAGAATTGCTTCAACAGTTCACTTAATTTCATGAAGACCTGTAAGAGTGCACATAAGAAATGGAAGCAAACAATTAAGTAGCAAATTATCTTCTTGTAAGCTTATGACTCAGCAAATAATTCAAGAAGTCCATGCAGCCTGGGCTTTGTGACTGAGGCCTGTGATCTCCACACTTAAAAAGGCTGAAACAGGATCAAgacttcaaagccagcttgggctaagGAGACCCTGcctttgtcaaaacaaaaacaaaaacaaaacacaaacaaaaaaccctcaaataaCCAGATAGGTGCTTACAGCTATTTTATAAAACCCACCGGCTCCAAATGTGAATCCTCTGAGCACTAGTTTACTCTGCATTGGCTGTTATATAATAACCGAGTATAACAAAGGTGAAGACTGACAATTGCACTCTAAATGATAGGCGGGTCTAAGAGTGATTTAGTAGAGATTCCTCTGATTAATTATTAACTTATGATAGCCTCCCTTTAGAAGAGAACTTGGGAAATTGTTGACTGAGACTAGGCGAGGTTCCCTTTcacttcctttatttaaaaaaaaaaaaaaaaggacgtGTGCCGAGTGtagtggggagagagaaagggagactaaATTCGGATACAGGGGTCTCAGCAGCTACATATCCCCGGGTGCTCTTCTCAGTAAAGACTTGGGTGGGTAGCCGGGTGGGTGGGGTGCAAGGACACACACTGCTCACAACCTCAGCAGGAAACTTGCTGCAGCCTTGAGATCCAAGGAAGGTCAGGCAGGACCAGATCGGAATTAAGGCTGCAATCTTCCGAGGGAGATGCTGTGGACAGCCCTAGGCCAATACGCACCCAGCTGTGCCAACTTCTGCCTGAGTTCTCGGTAGGGTGGGGTAGGGAGAtcgaggttttgttttgttttggggctaGGCggctcctcctccttccctgatTGGTTCTGGAGTTTGGCCCGGAGCCTGCGCCCTGCTTCTCAAGGGGACTGTTCCTGGCCGAGGCCCTTTCTCCTCCACTGGGCCACCACGATGACGCTCGCTATCCTGGTCCTCCGATTGATCGTGGGCATCCTGGCATTTCCCATGTATCTGCTCAACCTTTTAGGAGTGTGGAACTGGATATGCAAAATGTGGTTTCCCTACTTCCTGTCGCGGTTCACGGTGATGTACAACGAGCAGATGGCGAGCAAAAAGAAGGAGCTCTTTAGCAACCTTCAGGAGTTTGCGGGCCCCTCGGGGAAGCTGTCACTGCTGGAGGTGGGCTGTGGCACCGGGGCCAACTTCAAGTTCTATCCCCCCGGGTGCAGGGTGACCTGTGTCGACCCCAACCCCAACTTCGAGAAGTTCTTGTACAAGAGCGTCTCAGAGAACCGGCAGCTGCAGTTCGAGCGCTTCGTGGTGGCGGCCGGCGAGAACATGCACCAAGTGGCCGATGGCTCTGTGGACGTGGTGGTCTGCACCCTGGTGCTGTGTTCAGTGAAGAACCAGGAGAAGATTCTGCGCGAGGTGTGTCGAGTTCTGAGGCCGGTGAGTGACAGATGAGGACTGGCTCATAGCAGCTCTCACGAGCAAGGGTGGTCCTGTCAATTTCAGGAGGATTCTAAACTAAAAGGCAAAAACTATCAaggaaagtttctttttctttttcttttctttctttcttttttttttttttaagaaaatagtgGCAGAGAATTACATAGGTAAGGGCTGACAAATCAGAATTTATAAATTTCTAAACTGCTGCAGAGGCAACAGCCAGCAGACTGCTCAGATGTCAAATCTGGTAACAGTAGCTCCTAGGAGAAGCTGAAGGCTTCATGCCCTTGAATTAAAAAACACTACAagtgccagcactggggaaaatagaggtaggctgatctctatgagttcgaggccagccagggctacgcaaGGTCATTAAAAGAACATTTGCATTAGTGGAAACTGGAAAAAACCTGTCTGTGGAGGGGAGATTGTCACATAGTCAGGAACTTTGTAGCTATTAAAAAGTtcaagagctgggtgtggtggtacacacacataaacccagCCATGGTCAGTGTGTCAGAGGCTTAGGGGGAAGGAAGGCAAGCCCCGATGTGCAGCAAGCTCAAAGCCAGTCTGAATTATATAGTAaaactataaaaaacaaaacggaacaacaacaacagtagtGAAAACAATTAAACcaaacagaagacaaaaaaaaaaaaaaacccaaaaaacaaaaaacccaagcctCCAAAAAGAGTGATCTATGCTGAGTAGGAAAGAGAAGAGTGCCCAAGAAATACAATATGTTCATGCAAAAGATAGAATGACCAGTAATGCCTATTACCTCCAAGAAATGGGACTGGGTGAGGGCAAAAGCAATGGTTGATTCTTTGTGCCTTTCTAAAAGTCCAAAGAAATTCCTTATACTTGTGATTATCAGGTTAAGTGGGTTTATTTAGAGCAAAGCTGAACATGAAGGGAGGTGGTCCTAACTCATTCAATTGGCAACACGTAGGGATGTTCCGTGAGCCCGTGTAGTCCTCCTAAGGGCAATATTGCTGGCTGAATAAAACCTAAGgatgaagccgggcattggtggtgcacgactttaatcccagtactcgggaggcagaggcaggcggatctctgagttcaaggccagcctggtctccagaacgagtgccaggataggctccaaagctacacagagaaaccctgtctcaaaaaaacaaaacacaaaacaaaacaaaaaacctaaggATGAAAAGCTGCCCCGGGTGTCAGTTCAGTCCCTGGAGCGCCTCCTGTAGGCCCCTGCTCTCCTTCACAGCTGCTGTGTTCCTATCGTCTCTGTGGCGCAAGGACAGGTGGATATAGAACCAGCAGGTACTTATGATCCTTGCTTTGGAAAAGACATTAAGAAATGCACCCAAGACCCAAGTTACACAGCAATgggtttaactttttttttttttttttttttttgaaaccatGTCTCATTCTCAGTAAATAGTGgtaggctggtctgaaactctgtaagtagaccaggctggcctcgaactcacagagatctgcctacctctgcctcccaagtactggttttttgtttgcttggtttttttttttttttttttttttccccaaacaagttttctctgtataacacctcttgctgtcctggaacttgctctgtagaccaggctagccttaaactcacagagatccgcttgcctctgcctgccaagtactgagattaaaggtgtgagccactactgcctgtcccaagtactgggttaaagacgtgtgccactacACTCCGCCCACGTCTAGCTCTTCAGTGAGAATATTGCTGCTTGTCATATCAGGACATCATCATTCCTACCCCTTTGCTGTCCTTAGACACTGAGGGTCTCTTCCTTGGCTCACTTTCCCCAACAGTCTGTGTCCCCAGTGTTTTCAGCTGTGTGCCTGCACAGATTAACACCCATCCAGAGATTGCTCAGCCCTGCCATGCCTTGCCACACCATGCCCCGTCCTGCCCCGCCCCACTCCTGGATTATTCACAGGCATACCCAAACCAACTGGTCTCTCTGCTTTTCCCGCCCATCTCCTGCCCTAGCTTGAGGAaataacatgtttttgtttttcatttttattaggaAATTTGGTTTTCTATTCCTAAACATATGTTTTACTTGAACTTATCTGTATAATTTGGGGTAACTATATCCCTAAACTCTGAATTCCCCGTAACTCCACCTTTGGGTAGCCAGAACCAGAATAGCTTGAGAAGGAGGCcgacaaaaaaaaggggggggcaggtttctttcttttctaggaAACGCACGGAGGCTGCCTAATAATGTGCACCTACACGGGCTGCAGATGAAAATCAAAGTGTACGTCCTCCTAAGGGCAATATCACCATTGCTGGCTGAGTAAAACCTAAGGATGAAATGCTGCCCCGGATGTCATTTGCATTAGGAATGAAATCACACAATCTTAACAACTCAGTTCAGCCTCTGGAGCACCTCCTATAGGTCCCTGCTCTCCTTCACAGCTGCTGTGCTCCCAGAAGCTGCAACCAGTGCCTGGGAACATGTTGGTAGTGGATTAAAAGGTTTTTTAAAGGATAAGAGTAGAAGGGAGGTGTGGTAGAACACACCTGTAATGTCagctctagggaggtggaggcaggaggaccagctagatccatggtgagtttgctatgtagtgagttctagaccaatcTGGGTGATCTGTGACTGTTTCAGAAGTCAAggagcaacaacagaaaaaacagcggagtgggggggggggcagtgaactagctcagccagtaaaggtacCTGCAGTCAAGTCTGCTGCCCTGAGATCCacgtggtgggaggagagaacacacatgtgtgtgcgtgtacacacacacacacacacacacacacacacacacacacacgttttcaCTCAGACTAAATTAACgtaatgaatattttaaacagaaagagGGACTGTAGTTAATTCAGTCATGAAGGATTCATACAACAAACATAAGAGCTGGGGTCAGAACCCTGAAACAACCAAACCCAACAACTACAAAGCAAAGTTGTGTAGAAGTAACAACAAATATAAAAGTAACAGAAACCTGGCATGTTTTATTTAGCAGacttttcccccacccccaagacagggtttctctgcaacagtcctggctgtcctggaactcactctgtagaccaggctggccttgaactcacagagatccacctgcctctgcctcccaagtgctgtatttaaaggcgtgcaccaccaccaccactcagcagaTAGCAGATAAGGTCTTTTTGTATGAGTGTTCATGTCTATGTGAATGCTCGTGTGTAGGACTTTGTGTAGtgagtggtcagaggacaacttctggtaTGTCACTTTTTAGGGGCAGtccttgcttttgagacagaatcttactggCTGGAACTCAACAAATAGCTAGGCTGAATGGCCAGTgggcctcagagatctgcccgtctCTGACTCCTCCGTTCTGGAattagtgtgtgggtgtgtgaatgtgtgtgcacacatatgtgtagtgatgtattatttatgatttattaaagcttgactgagggttcagaaagcagagtcagccacaagccatagaagtcagacacacacctttaatcccagcagcgagaagctaggaggtggtggtacacaccgttaatcctaggactcaggattaagaaatgGATCTCTGTTgggtccaaggccacccagatccacacaagagtgaatcagtctaaaagagaattacagctcacaccttaatcccaacattagggaagtgtGTAAGACAGGAGTAAGTATTCAGGGAGGCAttccttctccagccacactgaggagaggcagcagtttgagacttgaaGAACTCGTGCGTGGatcagtcctttcagcctgagctagaggtgagaactagttgctagctgctttgcttttctgaacttcagcttgaagtttgaaacttgaaccccaatatcagtctctgggtcttttatttatttgtgttacatacGTGTGTGGACAACAGTCTTTAAACTTGGAGTCTTTCTCCaaaaggagagtgagagagagagagagagagagagagagagagagagagagagagaagagagagagagagaggggagtgagagagggggggggagagggagagggacggAGAGGGAGTAGAGGGacggagaggggggagagagggatggagaggggggagagagggggagagggggagagggggagaggtaGGAGAGAACAAGAGTCTATAGAAGCCAACccgtcagcctggtctacagagtgagttccaggacagctagtgctacatagagaaaccctgtctccaaaaaccaaaaactgaaacaaaacaaaaaacactcacGTGTAATGTTCTTAGTAGATATAAAATCTTTTACTAGAAAGCTTGTATCATTTGGGTTCCTTTTAAGTCTGTCTGTTGATATCCACTCTTGTTTTGCTCATGGAAATAACTGCTTGTTTTCCCTTAATGATCAGTTGTTTTATTACAATATGATTATATTATCTGGGTGCCCCATCactcacacctgtagtcccagggCCTGCAGAGACAGGAGATCAAGGTCAGCCGGTACACAGAGTATCTTATAGGCCCATGGCACTGGGATTCTTCCTGTGCCCAGCGCCAGGACTGAGGAGTGGGAAGAAATGGGAAGCAGGAGTCTCctggcagcaatagaaaccctaacgaaGACAGGCACTTCCACAGCCTTACTAGTTCTAGTGTAAACATGATCCAATTTTTCTACAAGGCAATTTGAAAACACCTTCTACCATGGTGTTTTAAAAGGCACCCACCACTGACTCAGCCCCACTTTTTAACAATATATCTGTTTGGCAATTATTAAAGGTGCTCTCAAACTTGGATGTTAATGCTTGTTACAGGGAAAACTGGGAGAAGCCTAACagatacaaagtaaaataaaggtTATGAACAATGTGTGGTCCATACTTAATTTTAGGAAAAATTGCCAATTTACATGTAGTAGGATAGTGGctggttttctctttcccttttttctgtttattttaaagcTATTTATAAATCTGTGCATGCCTGAGTCATATGCATCATATATGTGCAGGtcccatagaggccagagaacattggatccccagaactggacTTACGGGTGGTTATGAACCACCTCATGTGGGTacaggaactgaacctgggtcccctgcaagaacagcaagctctCTCAACCTCCGAGTCATATCTCcaatccttttttgtttttaagacagggtctcatgtagcccaaattggcctcaaactcactatgttgctgaaaatgactttgaacttttttcctgtgtatccctgggtgtcctggaactcatgctgtaaccaggctggcctcaaactcacagagatccacctgcctctgcctcctgagcgctgggattacaggtgttcgcCACTGCTGTCCAGCAACTTCTAACTTCTTATCTTCCTGCTgccacctcccaagggctggaattatagataCATGCTACCATGATTTGTCTctaaaacattcattttctacactttctaaaataaacattGTTGCTGAGAAAGTTCTGGAGTCACATACAGAGGTTTAGAATTCCTTTCTGACACTTATAAACTGTTACCTTGGACTACTCAGTTCCCTCTTCGGTTAAAAACAGTGAtgtgccaggcatgatggcatattTCCTTTAACCCtggcagtcaggaggcagaagcaagtggatctctgagactttaaggccagtctgggctatagcAATTGAAGGCCAGTGAAGTTGcatagtaaggccctgtctcaaaaaaataaaataaaaacagtggcaGTAATAAAACTTAATAACATTGGTTATGTTGCCTGACAGTGTCTATGTAGCCACACTGGCCCTAAACTAACTATAGTaaacgaggctggcctcaaacttgcagcagtccccctgccccagcttcctgagtgttgggcaATTATAGGTTTGTTCTGCTACAAAGAACCCTGTTGAGAGAATGAGCGTGGTCAGAGTAGACCATGCTAAGcactttccatttctgtgatgaTGAATTCTCTATGATCACATAGAATGTATGTCTATTGCTTAGATTGGGCAGCTCAGTTTGAAAAGCTGTTTGAAGACAGGGTCCCACTGTGACTGGGCCTGTCACTTCAGATCaccctgccttagcctctctgGTGTGGCGATTTCAGGCATGGGCTATTATGCCCAACTAACATTGTACAAAATGTGACCAAAATTCAAACTCCATTACCTAAATCATGCCGTGCTCCAGTCTAGCTTATCAGTGTCTTCTCAAAGTTGGCCACAGGCCACTGAAATTTGAAGCTTCACACGTCTTGTAGAGCTGTTTTCCCAAAACCAGtgtctttaaaatgtgtgtttgtgtgttttctttctcagggAGGGGCTTTTTACTTTATGGAGCATGTGGCGGATGAGCGGTCCACCTGGAACTACTTCTGGCAACAGGTTCTGGATCCTGCCTGGTACCTT
This DNA window, taken from Cricetulus griseus strain 17A/GY chromosome 2, alternate assembly CriGri-PICRH-1.0, whole genome shotgun sequence, encodes the following:
- the Mettl7a gene encoding methyltransferase-like protein 7A; this encodes MTLAILVLRLIVGILAFPMYLLNLLGVWNWICKMWFPYFLSRFTVMYNEQMASKKKELFSNLQEFAGPSGKLSLLEVGCGTGANFKFYPPGCRVTCVDPNPNFEKFLYKSVSENRQLQFERFVVAAGENMHQVADGSVDVVVCTLVLCSVKNQEKILREVCRVLRPGGAFYFMEHVADERSTWNYFWQQVLDPAWYLLFDGCNLTRESWKTLEQAGFSKLKLQHIQAPLSWTLVRPHIYGYAVK